The DNA region TTTACGACGTTAGCGGACGCATGATTTATCAAAATCTTTATGAAGAAGGGGGCGATTTTAATGAAACCGTTTCATTAAAACATGCGCAATCGGGCATTTATCTTTTACGCGTGAGTGATGGATTAAGACGGGCTACTAAAAAGATTGTTGTTGATCGATAAAGTTTAGTTTAGCATCGTCTGTTCGAGTGATTTTGAGGAACGAAAAATTATATCGAGAACTTTTTTGTTTACTAAAATTCTAATTCTCGATACAAATTTCACTCATTTTTTCGTGAAATCCACTCGAATTGACGAATTTTATTAAAGTGTACATTCAAAAAAACAAAGAGGTTTTATTCCAATACTACTTTAGTGAAAATAACTATCAAAACTTGAAACCAACAATTTCAACAGAATTTCTTTTTACTATTTAAGGATTACTTCCCATTAAAAGCATTCATGGTATTATTGACCCCGGCCAACACAAATGATTTTATCAATTCGTTTGATTTTTCCAAGCGCTCTTTAAGTTTGCTGCTTTCCTCATCGGTCCATTCGCCCAACACGTAATCCACTTGTCGGCCTTTGCTAAAGGCATCGCTAATGCCAAATCTGAAGCGGTTGTATTTTACGGTATTGAGTTTATCTTGAATATCTTTCAACCCATTGTGGCCGCCATCGCTACCTTTGGTTTTTAATCGGATGCTCCCGAAAGGCAAGTTTAAATCGTCAGTAATCACCAAGAGGTTTTCCATCGGGATGTTTTCTTTGGTTAACCAATACAGCACCGCTTTTCCGCTTAAATTCATATAAGTATTGGGTTTCATAAATATAAACGTTCGCCCTTTTAATTTATAAGTAGCTACATCGCCCAGTTTTTGGGTTTCAAACGAAAAGCCTTCTTTATCGGCAAAATAATCCAACACCTTAAAACCGATATTGTGACGGGTGTTTTCATATTTTTCACCAATGTTCCCTAAACCAACTATTAAAAATTTCTTCATAACGTCCTGTTCTTCAACCTTTGTTTTCTTTGCAAATAACCCTTTTAAAAATGACCACATAAACATTCATTTTGGTTGCAAAAATAAAAAAGCATTCCGAATAAACCGGAATGCTCTTTGTTCTATAATTTGAATTTTAAAAAGGGGAGGTTTCCTTTTCTGTCTTTATAACTCCAACGCTTTTTTAACGTCGTTATCCATCAATAACTCGGTTGGATTTTCCAAAGCTTCTTTAACCGCTACCAAGAACCCAACACTTTCCTTACCGTCGATGATTCTATGGTCGTAAGAAAGCGCTACGTACATTATTGGGCGAATTTCAACCTTACCATCAACCGCTACTGGACGCTCAACAATGTTGTGCATACCTAAAATACCGCTTTGTGGTGGGTTGATAATTGGCGTTGACAACATACTACCGAATACACCACCGTTGGTGATGGTAAAAGTACCACCAGTCATTTCATCAACAGTGATTTGTCCGTCTCTGGCACGCAAAGCCAAACGCTTTACTTCAGATTCCACACCTCTAAAACTTAAGTTTTCGGCATTTCTGATTACAGGTACCATTAAACCTTTTGGTCCAGAAACGGCAATACTGATATCACAGAAATCGTAAGTAAGCATTTCTTTCCCATCAATCATGGAATTTACGGCTGGATACATTTTTAATGCCCTAACCACAGCCAAAGTGAAGAAACTCATAAACCCTAAACCAACACCGTGCTTGGATTTGAAAGTTTCTTTATATTCTGAACGCAATGCGAAAATAGGCGACATGTCTACCTCGTTAAAGGTCGTTAACATAGCCGTAGTGTTTTTGGCTTCCACCAAACGCTCGGCTACCTTACGGCGCAGCATTGACATTTTAGTACGTGAAGTTCCTCGGTTTCCACCAGTTGGTGTTCCCATAGACGGTACCGCTTTAACGGCATCATCTTTAGTTACCCTACCATCTTTACCTGTTCCGGTAACAGAAGCGGCATCCATACCTTTTTCGGCCAAAATCTTTTTTGCAGCTGGGCTCGCGCTACCAGTAGCATAAGTTTTGGTTTCGGCAGCAGGTGTTTTAGGCGCTTCAGCTTTTGGAGCTTCTTCCTTTTTCTCAGCCTTTGGAGCGTCGCCACCTTCTGGTTTTTCGGCAGCTGTGTCAATCAAACAAACCACTGCACCAACTGCAACGGCATCGCCTTCCTCTGCTTTAAAAGTAATGGTTCCACTGGCTTCGGCAGGCAATTCTAAAGTAGCCTTGTCGCTATCTACCTCTGCAATGGCTTGGTCTTTTTCAACATAATCTCCTTCTTCAACCAACCATGTTGCTATTTCAACTTCTGTGATGGATTCCCCTGGCGAGGGAACTTTCATTTCTAAAATCATTCTTTATAATTTTAATGGTATCTAAATCTAATTTTTATTCTATATCAAAAACAGCGTTAATTACTTGTCTTTGTCTTCTTTTATCTCTGGTGCTGGATCCTGGTGCAGGAACTGAACTGTATGGTCTTGAGCACACTTCTAATTTCACTAAATCCATGCGTTGTGCCATGTGCGTCCAAGCCCCCATATTTTTAGGTTCCTCTTGTGCCCAAACGTATTTTTCAACGTTGCTATAACGATTAATCACGCCTTGTATTTTATCTAAATGAAGCGGGAACAACTGCTCTATTCTTACCAATGCTACATCTTCCCTGCCCAACGATTCTCTTTCTTCCAACAAATCGTAATAGAATTTACCGGTACAGAACACCAATTTCTTTACGTTTTCTGGGTTTACAGTATCGTCTATAACTTCTTGGAAGTTCCCAGAGGTTAACTCGCTAATGGACGACACTGCTTTTGGGTGACGCAATAAACTTTTTGGTGTGAAGACAATTAACGGCTTACGGAAATTGCGCTTCATTTGGCGACGCAGCAAGTGAAAGAAGTTTGCCGGTGTAGTACAATCCGCCACAACCATGTTGTCGTTTCCGCACAACTGAAGATAACGCTCAATTCTGGCAGACGAGTGCTCTGAACCTTGCCCTTCGTAACCATGTGGCAACAATACCACAATGCCGTTTTGCGATTTCCACTTGTCTTCGGCAGCCGATAAATATTGGTCGAAAATAATCTGTGCACCGTTACTAAAGTCACCAAACTGAGCCTCCCAAATAGTTAATGTATTTGGGTTGGCCAATGCATAACCGTAATCGAAACCTAACACGCCATACTCTGATAAAAACGAATTGTAGATGTACATTTCGCCTTTATTCTCTGGGTTGGTATTTAGTAGGTTGATACGCTCTTCAGACTTTTCGTCCCTTAAAATAGCATGACGGTGGCTAAAGGTACCACGCTCCACATCCTGACCTGAAATACGCACGTTATAGCCTTCTTCCAACAAACTTCCGTAAGCTAAAGTCTCGGCCATACCCCAATCTAAAGTATCGGTTTCGAAAACCATTTTGGCACGACCTTCCAAAATACGCTCAGCTTTTCTTAAAAACTTAACGCCATCGGGAACTGTGGAAACTACTTTTGAAATGTTTTTCAACTTAGATTCATCGTAGCCAGTTTCATCCGATTCCAACATCGCCTCAATGCCTCTACGTTCGAACCCTTTCCAACGCTCTTGCATAAACTCTCTTACTTTGGACGACTCAGCCTCTTTCGATTTTTCGTATTCCGACTCTAAAGTGTCTTTAAATTCACTTACAATACCATCCACATAATCTTTATCTACCGTATTTTCAGCAATTAGCTTATCGGAATAAAGTTTAAATGGATTCGGGTGTTTTGAGATTTCTTTATATAATTTAGGTTGGGTAAATCGAGGTTCATCCCCTTCGTTATGCCCATATTTTCTATAGCCCAACAAATCGATATAAACGTCT from Tamlana crocina includes:
- the pth gene encoding aminoacyl-tRNA hydrolase → MWSFLKGLFAKKTKVEEQDVMKKFLIVGLGNIGEKYENTRHNIGFKVLDYFADKEGFSFETQKLGDVATYKLKGRTFIFMKPNTYMNLSGKAVLYWLTKENIPMENLLVITDDLNLPFGSIRLKTKGSDGGHNGLKDIQDKLNTVKYNRFRFGISDAFSKGRQVDYVLGEWTDEESSKLKERLEKSNELIKSFVLAGVNNTMNAFNGK
- the odhB gene encoding 2-oxoglutarate dehydrogenase complex dihydrolipoyllysine-residue succinyltransferase codes for the protein MILEMKVPSPGESITEVEIATWLVEEGDYVEKDQAIAEVDSDKATLELPAEASGTITFKAEEGDAVAVGAVVCLIDTAAEKPEGGDAPKAEKKEEAPKAEAPKTPAAETKTYATGSASPAAKKILAEKGMDAASVTGTGKDGRVTKDDAVKAVPSMGTPTGGNRGTSRTKMSMLRRKVAERLVEAKNTTAMLTTFNEVDMSPIFALRSEYKETFKSKHGVGLGFMSFFTLAVVRALKMYPAVNSMIDGKEMLTYDFCDISIAVSGPKGLMVPVIRNAENLSFRGVESEVKRLALRARDGQITVDEMTGGTFTITNGGVFGSMLSTPIINPPQSGILGMHNIVERPVAVDGKVEIRPIMYVALSYDHRIIDGKESVGFLVAVKEALENPTELLMDNDVKKALEL
- a CDS encoding 2-oxoglutarate dehydrogenase E1 component, with translation MDKFSFLNAAHTAFFADLYEQYLENPDAVEPSWRAFFQGYDFGSENYGLDGEIVEGVSAQMPEYLQKEFQVIKLIDGYRMRGHLFTKTNPVRDRRTYSPTLDIENFGLTEADLDTVFNAGEILGIGAQSLRKILVHLERIYCSSIGVEYMYLRNPEVIAWWQEKLNLNDNQPNFSVDKKKYILSKLNQAVTFENFLQTKYVGQKRFSLEGGESLIPAISNVLFYASEKYGVKECVLGMAHRGRLSTLVNIFRKPLNELFNEFDGLDFEDENIDGDVKYHLGLTLDKTYQNGKNIKMNLVPNPSHLETVAPVAEGITRAKIDNDYDGDDSKIIPIIVHGDAAVAGQGVVYEVAQMSQLNGYKTGGTVHIVVNNQIGFTTNYLDARSSTYCTDVAKVTLSPVMHVNADDAEAVVHAVELALEYRMRYKKDVYIDLLGYRKYGHNEGDEPRFTQPKLYKEISKHPNPFKLYSDKLIAENTVDKDYVDGIVSEFKDTLESEYEKSKEAESSKVREFMQERWKGFERRGIEAMLESDETGYDESKLKNISKVVSTVPDGVKFLRKAERILEGRAKMVFETDTLDWGMAETLAYGSLLEEGYNVRISGQDVERGTFSHRHAILRDEKSEERINLLNTNPENKGEMYIYNSFLSEYGVLGFDYGYALANPNTLTIWEAQFGDFSNGAQIIFDQYLSAAEDKWKSQNGIVVLLPHGYEGQGSEHSSARIERYLQLCGNDNMVVADCTTPANFFHLLRRQMKRNFRKPLIVFTPKSLLRHPKAVSSISELTSGNFQEVIDDTVNPENVKKLVFCTGKFYYDLLEERESLGREDVALVRIEQLFPLHLDKIQGVINRYSNVEKYVWAQEEPKNMGAWTHMAQRMDLVKLEVCSRPYSSVPAPGSSTRDKRRQRQVINAVFDIE